One window of the Pieris brassicae chromosome 4, ilPieBrab1.1, whole genome shotgun sequence genome contains the following:
- the LOC123708372 gene encoding tubulin beta-4B chain-like codes for MREIVHIQAGQCGNQIGAKFWEVISDEHGIDPTGAYQGDSDLQLERINVYYNEASGGKYVPRAVLVDLEPGTMDSVRSGPFGQIFRPDNFVFGQSGAGNNWAKGHYTEGAELVDSVLDVVRKEAEGCDCLQGFQLTHSLGGGTGSGMGTLLISKIREEYPDRIMNTFSVVPSPKVSDTVVEPYNATLSVHQLVENTDETFCIDNEALYDICFRTLKLTTPTYGDLNHLVSATMSGVTTCLRFPGQLNADLRKLAVNMVPFPRLHFFMPGFAPLTSRGSQQYRALSVPELTQQMFDSKNMMAACDPRHGRYLTVAAIFRGRMSMKEVDEQMLNIQNKNSSYFVEWIPNNVKTAVCDIPPRGLKMSATFIGNTTAIQELFKRISEQFTAMFRRKAFLHWYTGEGMDEMEFTEAESNMNDLVSEYQQYQDATADDEGEFDEEVEE; via the exons ATGAGGGAAATCGTCCACATCCAAGCCGGGCAGTGTGGAAACCAGATTGGAGCTAAG TTCTGGGAGGTTATCTCAGATGAACATGGAATCGACCCAACCGGAGCTTATCAAGGTGACTCCGATCTACAGCTTGAGCGAATCAACGTGTACTATAATGAAGCCTCAGGTGGCAAATACGTGCCGCGGGCTGTGCTCGTCGATCTCGAACCCGGGACCATGGATTCCGTCCGTTCCGGACCCTTCGGCCAAATCTTCCGCCCAGACAACTTCGTGTTTGGACAGTCTGGCGCAGGCAATAATTGGGCCAAGGGACACTACACAGAAGGAGCAGAACTAGTCGACTCTGTTCTGGATGTGGTACGGAAAGAAGCGGAAGGGTGCGATTGCTTACAAGGATTTCAATTAACTCATTCATTAGGTGGTGGCACTGGGTCTGGTATGGGCACACTACTAATATCTAAGATAAGAGAAGAGTACCCTGATAGAATAATGAACACTTTTTCGGTCGTTCCGAGTCCTAAAGTATCTGATACCGTTGTTGAACCATACAATGCCACGCTTTCTGTACATCAGCTAGTAGAAAACACAGATGAAACTTTCTGCATTGACAATGAAGCGTTGTACGACATTTGCTTCCGGACACTTAAACTAACGACGCCCACATATGGCGATCTTAACCATTTGGTTTCAGCGACGATGTCTGGAGTGACTACGTGCTTAAGATTTCCTGGTCAATTAAATGCAGATTTAAGAAAGCTGGCAGTTAATATGGTACCATTCCCAAGATTGCACTTCTTTATGCCAGGCTTTGCGCCGTTAACGTCTCGTGGTAGCCAGCAGTATAGGGCTTTGTCAGTGCCAGAATTGACCCAGCAAATGTTTGACTCTAAAAATATGATGGCCGCTTGTGACCCAAGACACGGTCGGTACCTAACCGTCGCGGCTATCTTCCGCGGACGGATGTCTATGAAGGAAGTGGACGAACAAATGCTAAATatccaaaataaaaacagcaGCTACTTTGTTGAATGGATCCCTAATAATGTCAAGACAGCCGTGTGTGATATACCTCCACGAGGATTGAAGATGTCTGCTACATTTATAGGAAACACGACAGCAATTCAAGAGTTGTTTAAAAGAATATCGGAGCAATTTACAGCAATGTTTAGAAGAAAGGCTTTCTTACATTGGTACACTGGCGAAGGAATGGATGAAATGGAGTTTACAGAAGCAGAAAGTAACATGAATGATTTGGTTTCTGAATATCAGCAGTACCAGGATGCCACGGCTGACGACGAAGGAGAGTTTGACGAAGAAGTGGAAGAATAG